One region of Cystobacter ferrugineus genomic DNA includes:
- a CDS encoding plasmid stabilization protein, producing the protein MPRGDKSKYTDKQKRRAEHIEESYEKRGTAKKEAVRRAWATVNAESHGGEKPGGSGYGKPETHQSSRRGGQRSMAKRTTAQRSAAAKKAAATRKSKAVKRTAAAKRGAAKRTTTKRGTTARRATAKRSSSPRKRS; encoded by the coding sequence ATGCCCCGTGGAGACAAGAGCAAGTACACCGACAAGCAGAAGCGCCGCGCCGAGCACATCGAGGAGAGCTACGAGAAGCGCGGAACGGCCAAGAAGGAGGCCGTGCGCCGGGCCTGGGCCACGGTGAACGCCGAGTCCCATGGCGGAGAAAAGCCCGGCGGCTCCGGTTACGGCAAGCCCGAAACCCACCAGTCCTCCCGGCGCGGCGGTCAGCGCAGCATGGCCAAGCGCACCACCGCCCAGCGCTCCGCCGCCGCGAAGAAGGCCGCGGCCACGCGCAAGAGCAAGGCCGTCAAGCGCACCGCGGCCGCCAAGCGGGGAGCGGCGAAGCGCACCACCACCAAGCGCGGCACCACCGCCAGGCGCGCCACGGCGAAGCGCTCGAGCAGCCCGCGCAAGCGCTCGTGA
- a CDS encoding hybrid sensor histidine kinase/response regulator has translation MGDLALLLEARREELLRRWSEALRRSPPPTVPGELPSPSELSELFHGLTRALGESPASEGAPAPPSWLSRGDALPLALTVYESLGEVVAEFLLEAGGVLTPGEARVLTRFITSGIAAAVTPRDPPVRDAESRLLPEALTSVDVRLEREWERLLASEKAARQEAEEANRLKDEFLATVSHELRTPLTAMLGWVQVLRNGNLPPEKRERALATVERNARAQGQLIEDLLDVSRIMSGKLKLDVEPVEVSDVVQQALDAVRPAADAKGLRLQTALDSTGHVMGDAHRLQQVVWNLLSNAVKFTPKGGRVQVFVERRDSAVEITVADTGAGIAPEFLPHVFERFRRADGPLTRRTGGLGLGLSIVKQLVEMHGGTVAAFSAGEGKGSTFIVRLPLSVAMRREATLPPSLQRAYPEIPCPPELTGLRVLVVDDEQDTRELLRTLLEECHAEVSTAASVAEGLVRLKEERPDVLISDIGMPGEDGFTLISRVRALPPKEGGRTPAVALTAYARVEDRTRVLLAGFHSHVPKPVEPVELLVVLASLSGRFGAVRT, from the coding sequence ATGGGTGACCTGGCGCTACTGCTCGAGGCTCGACGCGAGGAGTTGCTGCGCCGCTGGAGCGAGGCCCTGCGCAGGAGCCCGCCGCCCACCGTCCCCGGAGAGCTGCCCTCGCCCTCCGAGCTGTCCGAGTTGTTCCACGGACTGACTCGCGCGCTGGGCGAGTCCCCGGCCTCCGAAGGAGCTCCCGCTCCGCCCTCCTGGCTCTCGCGGGGAGACGCCCTGCCGCTCGCGCTCACCGTATATGAGTCACTGGGCGAGGTGGTGGCCGAGTTCCTCCTGGAGGCCGGCGGCGTGCTCACTCCGGGCGAGGCGCGCGTCCTCACCCGCTTCATCACCTCGGGCATCGCCGCCGCCGTGACGCCGCGAGACCCGCCCGTGCGCGACGCCGAAAGCCGCCTCCTCCCGGAAGCCCTCACCTCCGTCGACGTGCGCCTCGAGCGCGAGTGGGAGCGGCTGCTCGCGAGCGAGAAGGCCGCGCGCCAGGAAGCCGAGGAGGCCAACCGCCTCAAGGACGAGTTCCTCGCCACGGTGAGTCACGAGTTGCGCACCCCCCTCACGGCGATGCTCGGCTGGGTGCAGGTGCTGCGCAATGGCAACCTGCCGCCGGAAAAGCGCGAGCGGGCCCTGGCGACGGTGGAGCGCAACGCCCGGGCACAGGGCCAGCTCATCGAGGACCTGCTCGACGTGAGCCGCATCATGTCCGGCAAGCTCAAGCTGGACGTGGAGCCCGTGGAGGTGAGTGACGTGGTGCAGCAGGCGCTCGACGCGGTGCGCCCCGCCGCGGACGCCAAGGGCCTGCGGTTGCAGACGGCGCTGGACTCCACCGGCCACGTCATGGGGGATGCGCACCGGTTGCAGCAGGTGGTGTGGAACCTCTTGTCCAACGCGGTGAAGTTCACCCCCAAGGGCGGGCGCGTCCAGGTCTTCGTCGAGCGGCGGGACTCGGCGGTGGAAATCACCGTGGCGGACACGGGCGCGGGCATCGCCCCGGAGTTCCTCCCCCACGTCTTCGAGCGCTTCCGCCGGGCCGACGGGCCCCTCACCCGGAGGACCGGTGGACTCGGCCTGGGCCTGTCCATCGTCAAGCAGCTCGTGGAGATGCACGGCGGCACCGTGGCCGCCTTCAGCGCGGGCGAGGGCAAGGGCTCCACCTTCATCGTGCGCCTGCCCCTGTCCGTGGCCATGCGCCGCGAGGCCACCCTCCCCCCCTCGCTGCAACGCGCCTACCCGGAGATTCCCTGTCCGCCGGAGCTCACGGGCCTGCGCGTGCTCGTCGTGGATGACGAGCAGGACACGCGCGAGCTGCTGCGCACCCTGCTGGAGGAATGCCACGCCGAGGTGAGCACCGCCGCGTCCGTGGCCGAGGGCCTCGTCCGGCTCAAGGAGGAGCGGCCCGACGTGCTCATCTCCGACATCGGCATGCCGGGCGAGGACGGCTTCACCCTCATCTCCCGCGTCCGGGCGCTCCCCCCCAAGGAGGGAGGCCGCACCCCCGCCGTCGCGCTCACCGCCTACGCGCGCGTGGAGGACCGTACCCGGGTGCTGCTCGCGGGCTTCCACAGCCACGTGCCCAAGCCCGTGGAGCCCGTGGAGCTGCTCGTGGTGCTCGCCTCGCTGTCGGGCCGCTTCGGCGCCGTGAGGACCTGA
- a CDS encoding YcnI family protein: MKVSSRTLSAIAAFLLCHTAEAHIGLSTPAQPIAATTQELSFLVGHGCEGLDTYRIEVQIPEGVGGVRPLDSTFGRAAVTKDETGRVKAVTWTKSSDVLPEDTQFYKVTLRASLPNAPFAALYFPTIQTCRAPDGTEKVSAWVGTSGDHGHGLAEGSTELPAPSLVVLPPRTPGWNKYTVTQHVHDLSVFKDAQIVWAGSAAYSPSDYVSGLISQEPNTQVLEQIHPGTEIWVRY, translated from the coding sequence ATGAAGGTTTCATCGCGGACGCTGTCGGCCATCGCGGCCTTCCTGCTGTGCCACACCGCCGAGGCTCATATCGGCCTGTCCACCCCGGCGCAGCCCATCGCGGCCACCACCCAGGAACTCTCCTTCCTGGTGGGCCATGGCTGCGAGGGTTTGGACACCTACCGCATCGAGGTGCAGATCCCCGAGGGCGTGGGCGGCGTGCGGCCGCTGGACTCGACGTTCGGCCGGGCCGCCGTGACCAAGGATGAAACGGGCCGGGTGAAGGCGGTGACGTGGACGAAGTCCTCCGACGTGCTGCCCGAGGACACCCAGTTCTACAAGGTGACCTTGCGCGCCAGCCTGCCCAATGCCCCCTTCGCCGCGCTGTACTTCCCGACGATCCAGACCTGCCGCGCGCCGGATGGCACCGAGAAGGTCTCGGCGTGGGTGGGCACCTCCGGCGATCACGGCCACGGGCTGGCCGAGGGCTCCACCGAGCTGCCGGCGCCCTCCCTCGTCGTCCTGCCGCCGCGCACGCCCGGGTGGAACAAGTACACGGTGACGCAGCACGTGCATGACCTGAGCGTCTTCAAGGACGCGCAGATCGTCTGGGCGGGCAGCGCCGCCTACAGCCCCAGCGACTACGTCTCCGGTCTCATCTCCCAGGAGCCGAACACCCAGGTGCTCGAGCAGATCCACCCCGGGACCGAGATCTGGGTCCGGTACTGA
- a CDS encoding MASE1 domain-containing protein, with protein MPKPKHIVQTWSSLGAGASFVLLYGLGTWLGMGLSPQHEQLSAIWPPSGVLLTALLLARWRDWPVLLLLAVLVGPFTSMPGHWPNTRTLLMSASNGLEVFVGAFLLRRHAGLNPSLERVRDVLALLAVALLSPMLSATPGVTLLAFHGKIAWEQWWAQWRVFWVGDAMGLLLVTPLLLTWGMRDQVCWTRPRAREFAVLLLGLVTTLHLGFHWLPHGISPHHPITYSAFPFILWAALRFEARGTSLALLALAAVSILHTITGSGPFVLEAHGAASPRASLIYLQSFLAVIGASGLLLAAAVSELRRAREKSERLNEELRASLEELAAAQRELVHRERMAAVGELSASVAHEVRNPLGVIANAVAALTRSAQPDTNSTTWDLLGVMGEEVGRLDLLITGLVDFARPLEPHLLSQPLGPVVEGALESALSTEPRPSTLQVTRALDPSLPDAPLDAQLLHRALHNLFLNALQAMPQGGSLRVEVSHQVKPPGPPHALITITDTGPGIRPEVMQRLFDPFFTTKALGTGLGLPIVRGIVEAHRGQVEVNSTLGQGTTISLRLPLSSTSRGFTTTGLPAQKGSEIPSEAGAEPPPQKGMLSSSPPPPPL; from the coding sequence GTGCCCAAGCCCAAGCACATCGTCCAGACCTGGAGTTCCCTCGGCGCGGGGGCTTCGTTCGTGCTGCTGTATGGGCTCGGCACCTGGCTGGGCATGGGGCTGTCACCCCAACACGAGCAGCTCTCGGCGATCTGGCCGCCCTCGGGCGTGCTGCTCACGGCGCTGCTCCTGGCGCGCTGGCGCGACTGGCCCGTGCTGCTGCTGCTGGCCGTGCTCGTGGGGCCGTTCACGAGCATGCCCGGACACTGGCCCAACACCCGCACCCTCCTGATGTCCGCCAGCAACGGGCTGGAGGTCTTCGTCGGCGCCTTCCTCCTGCGCCGCCACGCGGGCCTCAACCCCTCGCTGGAGCGGGTGCGCGACGTGCTCGCGCTGCTGGCCGTGGCGCTCCTCAGCCCCATGCTCAGCGCCACCCCGGGCGTCACCCTGCTCGCCTTCCACGGGAAGATCGCCTGGGAGCAGTGGTGGGCGCAGTGGCGGGTGTTCTGGGTGGGCGACGCCATGGGCCTCTTGCTGGTGACGCCGCTGCTGCTCACCTGGGGCATGCGCGACCAGGTGTGCTGGACCCGCCCGCGCGCCCGGGAGTTCGCGGTGCTGCTCCTGGGGCTCGTCACCACCCTGCACCTGGGCTTTCACTGGCTCCCCCACGGCATCAGCCCCCACCACCCCATCACCTACTCCGCCTTCCCCTTCATCCTCTGGGCGGCGCTGCGCTTCGAGGCCCGGGGCACCAGCCTCGCCCTGCTCGCGCTCGCCGCGGTGTCCATCCTGCACACCATCACCGGCAGCGGCCCCTTCGTCCTGGAAGCCCACGGCGCCGCCTCTCCCCGCGCGAGCCTCATCTACCTCCAGTCCTTCCTCGCGGTGATCGGCGCCTCGGGGCTGCTCCTGGCCGCGGCGGTGAGCGAGCTGCGGCGCGCGCGCGAGAAGAGCGAGCGGCTCAACGAGGAGCTGCGCGCGTCACTCGAGGAGCTGGCCGCCGCCCAGCGCGAGCTCGTGCACCGCGAGCGCATGGCCGCGGTGGGCGAGCTGTCCGCCAGCGTGGCCCACGAGGTGCGCAACCCCCTGGGCGTCATCGCCAACGCCGTGGCCGCCCTCACCCGCAGCGCCCAGCCCGACACCAACAGCACCACGTGGGACTTGCTCGGCGTCATGGGCGAGGAGGTCGGGCGGTTGGATCTCCTCATCACCGGCCTGGTGGACTTCGCCCGGCCCCTGGAGCCGCACCTGCTGTCCCAGCCGCTGGGCCCGGTGGTGGAAGGAGCACTGGAGTCCGCGCTGAGCACGGAGCCCCGGCCCAGCACGCTCCAGGTGACGCGTGCGTTGGATCCCTCGCTGCCCGACGCCCCCCTGGATGCCCAGCTCCTGCACCGGGCGCTCCACAACCTCTTCCTCAACGCCCTGCAGGCCATGCCCCAGGGAGGCTCGCTCCGGGTGGAGGTGTCCCACCAGGTGAAGCCGCCGGGCCCGCCCCACGCCCTCATCACCATCACCGACACCGGCCCGGGCATCCGCCCCGAGGTGATGCAGCGCCTCTTCGATCCCTTCTTCACCACCAAGGCCCTGGGCACCGGCCTGGGGCTGCCCATCGTGCGCGGAATCGTGGAGGCGCACCGCGGTCAGGTGGAAGTCAACAGTACCCTCGGGCAGGGCACCACCATCAGCCTGCGCCTGCCGCTGTCCTCCACCTCGCGCGGCTTCACGACGACCGGGCTGCCCGCCCAGAAGGGAAGCGAGATCCCTTCCGAGGCGGGAGCCGAGCCCCCTCCTCAGAAGGGAATGCTGTCGTCGTCACCGCCGCCGCCGCCGCTGTAG
- a CDS encoding biotin-dependent carboxyltransferase family protein: MDARLEVLDVRGPVAVQDGGRPGRMHQGVPPGGALVPEWLAAANRAVGNAWSAAALECYGRLELRVTGRSAWVSVGGDAFQVAEGERFRVSAPERGVVRYMAVEGGLAVPEVLGGRGLLPVARLGGGEGRMLEPGDVLPLGVGGGTRLAPAPVEPSGDVIRVVWGPEPGRFDPGAQEALLSGRFTVSPTSDRVGMRLRGPHLAHTDTGSGVSGPMVRGALQVPASGEPIVLGPDHPTLGGYPVLAVVIRADWGRLASRRPGETVRFVAVSVEEAREAWKCLDLVGATTCLIPGQGAGS, from the coding sequence ATGGACGCGCGATTGGAGGTGCTCGACGTTCGGGGGCCGGTGGCCGTGCAGGACGGGGGACGTCCCGGCCGCATGCACCAGGGCGTGCCCCCGGGAGGCGCGCTGGTGCCGGAGTGGCTCGCCGCGGCCAACCGCGCGGTGGGCAACGCATGGAGCGCGGCGGCGCTCGAGTGTTACGGTCGGCTGGAGCTGCGGGTGACGGGCCGGAGCGCGTGGGTGTCGGTGGGGGGCGATGCCTTCCAGGTGGCGGAGGGGGAGCGCTTCCGCGTGTCCGCGCCCGAGCGGGGCGTGGTGCGCTACATGGCCGTGGAGGGAGGGCTCGCCGTGCCCGAGGTGCTCGGGGGGCGGGGCCTGTTGCCGGTGGCGCGGCTCGGTGGGGGGGAGGGCCGGATGCTCGAGCCCGGGGACGTGCTGCCCCTGGGCGTGGGCGGAGGCACGCGGCTCGCGCCCGCGCCCGTCGAGCCGTCCGGGGACGTGATTCGCGTGGTGTGGGGACCGGAGCCCGGCCGCTTCGATCCGGGAGCCCAGGAGGCGTTGCTCTCGGGGCGCTTCACGGTCTCGCCCACGAGCGACCGGGTGGGGATGCGGCTGCGCGGGCCGCACCTGGCCCACACGGACACGGGCTCGGGCGTCTCGGGCCCCATGGTGCGCGGTGCCCTCCAGGTGCCCGCCTCGGGTGAGCCCATCGTGCTCGGGCCGGACCACCCCACCCTGGGGGGCTATCCGGTGCTCGCGGTGGTCATCCGCGCGGATTGGGGCCGCCTGGCCTCGCGCCGGCCCGGCGAGACGGTGCGCTTCGTCGCGGTGAGCGTGGAGGAGGCCCGCGAGGCCTGGAAGTGTCTGGATCTGGTGGGTGCGACAACGTGTCTCATTCCGGGGCAAGGGGCGGGCTCCTAG
- a CDS encoding GNAT family N-acetyltransferase gives MTSPELRLVPALPEHVDMWMALREEPASRRLVPLEPTSRESLLERLQAATHDVRHPTATSFRWMVEWDGRLIGTVSARELSRFHGRVEIGYMLSSGFHGQGLGTRAVAGVVACLFEAWSFLHRVWLTTAEDNLASQSVARKLGFTQEGLMRGHFLIEGRRKNQQVWGLLRPEWEARRAHLTFPFARMHGPAPR, from the coding sequence ATGACCTCTCCCGAACTCCGGCTGGTTCCCGCGCTGCCCGAGCACGTGGACATGTGGATGGCGCTGCGTGAGGAGCCCGCCTCGCGGCGGCTCGTGCCCCTGGAGCCCACGTCACGCGAGTCCCTGCTCGAGCGGCTCCAGGCGGCGACACATGACGTGCGCCACCCCACGGCCACGAGCTTCCGGTGGATGGTGGAGTGGGACGGACGGCTCATCGGCACGGTGTCCGCGCGGGAGTTGTCGCGCTTCCACGGGCGCGTGGAGATTGGCTACATGCTCTCGAGCGGCTTTCACGGACAGGGCCTGGGCACGCGCGCGGTGGCGGGCGTGGTGGCGTGCCTCTTCGAGGCCTGGTCCTTCCTGCACCGCGTCTGGCTCACCACGGCGGAGGACAACCTCGCGTCACAGTCCGTGGCGCGCAAGCTCGGCTTCACCCAGGAGGGGCTGATGCGCGGGCACTTCCTCATCGAGGGGCGGCGCAAGAATCAACAGGTCTGGGGTCTCTTGCGGCCCGAGTGGGAAGCGCGCCGGGCGCACCTCACCTTCCCGTTCGCGCGGATGCACGGCCCGGCTCCGCGCTGA
- the tkt gene encoding transketolase, whose translation MPHDPTDWLCINTIRTLAMDAVEQAHSGHPGAPMALAPVAYQLWQQELRYDPTQPVWPNRDRFVLSNGHASMLLYALLHLTGVRRVTGEDAVSQEVAVSIEDIKKFRQLDSSTPGHPEYRWTSGVETTTGPLGQGVANSVGMAMASQWLANHFNRPGFELFDYDVWAICGDGDLMEGVASEAASMAGHLKLSNLCWIYDSNHISIDGSTELAFTEDVGRRFEAYGWRVLRVADANDLEALSSAFRAFKQERGQPTLIIVHSLIGFGAPKKQGTASAHGEALGEAEIKGAKKNYGWPEDAKFLVPDGVRERFAQGVGARGHKLRTEWEAKLAEYKKQHPEQAEQLQRMQRRELPEGWDKELPTFPADAKGVASRESSGKVLNALAKNYPWLVGGSADLNPSTKTYLTFSGPMRPGDLSGRNIHYGVREHAMGAITNGLALSRLRAYSATFFIFSDYERPAIRLSAIMEIPSIHIFTHDSIGVGEDGPTHQPVEQLASLRAIPGLIVLRPGDANEVTEAWRVIAPLTHQPVVLVLTRQALPTLDRTKYAPASGLAKGAYILADSEGTPEVILIGTGSEVHLCVEAYEKLKSEGIKARVVSMPSWELFEQQDEAYREKVLPRAVTARVAVEQGAAFGWERWVGLSGKVIGMRTFGASAPLKNLLQKFGFSTEKVLEAAREVLKSAKQ comes from the coding sequence ATGCCACACGATCCTACTGATTGGCTTTGCATCAATACCATCCGCACCCTCGCCATGGACGCGGTGGAGCAGGCCCACTCGGGCCACCCGGGCGCGCCCATGGCGCTCGCCCCCGTGGCCTACCAGCTCTGGCAGCAGGAGCTGCGCTACGATCCCACCCAGCCCGTCTGGCCCAACCGCGACCGCTTCGTGCTCTCCAACGGGCACGCCTCCATGCTCCTCTACGCGCTCCTGCACCTCACGGGCGTGCGCCGCGTCACCGGCGAGGACGCCGTGTCGCAGGAAGTGGCCGTCTCGATCGAGGACATCAAGAAGTTCCGCCAGCTCGACAGTTCCACCCCCGGCCACCCCGAGTACCGCTGGACGAGCGGCGTGGAGACCACCACTGGCCCCCTCGGCCAGGGCGTCGCCAACTCGGTGGGCATGGCCATGGCCAGCCAGTGGCTCGCCAACCACTTCAACCGCCCGGGCTTCGAGCTGTTCGACTACGACGTGTGGGCCATCTGCGGCGACGGCGACCTGATGGAGGGCGTGGCCAGCGAGGCCGCCTCCATGGCCGGCCACCTGAAGCTGTCCAACCTGTGCTGGATCTACGACAGCAACCACATCAGCATCGACGGCAGCACGGAGCTGGCCTTCACCGAGGACGTGGGCCGGCGCTTCGAGGCCTATGGCTGGCGCGTGCTGCGCGTGGCGGACGCCAATGACCTGGAGGCGCTCTCCAGCGCCTTCCGCGCCTTCAAGCAGGAGCGCGGCCAGCCCACGCTCATCATCGTGCACTCGCTGATTGGCTTTGGCGCGCCCAAGAAGCAGGGCACCGCGAGCGCCCACGGCGAGGCGCTGGGCGAGGCGGAAATCAAGGGCGCCAAGAAGAACTACGGCTGGCCCGAGGACGCGAAGTTCCTCGTGCCCGACGGCGTGCGCGAGCGCTTCGCGCAAGGCGTGGGCGCGCGGGGCCACAAGCTGCGCACCGAGTGGGAGGCGAAGCTCGCCGAGTACAAGAAGCAGCACCCGGAGCAGGCCGAGCAGCTCCAGCGCATGCAGCGGCGCGAGCTGCCCGAGGGCTGGGACAAGGAGCTGCCCACCTTCCCCGCGGACGCCAAGGGCGTGGCCTCGCGCGAGTCCAGCGGCAAGGTGCTCAACGCCCTGGCGAAGAACTACCCGTGGCTGGTGGGTGGCTCGGCGGACCTGAACCCGTCCACCAAGACGTACCTGACGTTCTCCGGCCCCATGCGGCCCGGGGACCTGTCCGGGCGCAACATCCACTACGGGGTGCGCGAGCACGCCATGGGCGCCATCACCAACGGCCTCGCCCTCAGCCGGCTGCGCGCCTACAGCGCCACCTTCTTCATCTTCAGCGACTACGAGCGGCCCGCCATCCGCCTGTCGGCCATCATGGAGATTCCCTCCATCCACATCTTCACCCACGACTCCATCGGCGTGGGCGAGGACGGCCCCACGCACCAGCCCGTCGAGCAGCTCGCCAGCCTGCGCGCCATTCCCGGCCTCATCGTGCTGCGCCCCGGCGACGCCAACGAGGTGACCGAGGCGTGGCGCGTCATCGCCCCGCTCACGCACCAGCCCGTGGTGCTCGTGCTCACGCGCCAGGCGCTGCCCACGTTGGATCGCACGAAGTACGCCCCGGCCTCGGGGCTGGCCAAGGGCGCCTACATCCTCGCCGACAGCGAGGGCACGCCCGAGGTCATCCTCATCGGCACGGGCAGCGAGGTGCACCTGTGCGTGGAGGCGTACGAGAAGCTCAAGAGCGAGGGCATCAAGGCGCGCGTGGTGAGCATGCCCTCGTGGGAGCTGTTCGAGCAGCAGGACGAGGCGTACCGGGAGAAGGTGCTGCCCCGCGCCGTCACCGCGCGCGTGGCGGTGGAGCAGGGCGCGGCGTTCGGCTGGGAGCGCTGGGTGGGCCTGAGCGGCAAGGTCATTGGCATGCGTACCTTCGGCGCGTCCGCCCCGCTGAAGAACCTGCTGCAGAAGTTTGGCTTCAGCACGGAGAAGGTCCTCGAGGCCGCCCGTGAGGTGCTGAAGTCGGCGAAGCAGTAG
- a CDS encoding alpha/beta fold hydrolase, with product MRDDPGAVAAMGVLSLEHQGCRLAYGVEGTGTPVVLIQGVAVQGEAWRPQLDGLTAHHRCLWFDNRGLGRSQPLGCALTVAQMAEDVRALMDTQGWDSAHVIGHSLGGLIAQHLALTERARVRSLSLLCTFARGRQVTVPSARMMWLGLRSRVGPRAWRRRAFLRMVMPPEALLQEDPDALAGRLAHLFGHDLADSPPVAMRQMAAMGAYDSTPRLQELAGLPTLVVSATEDPIAPPRLGRVLGEGIPGARYVEFPGASHGVTIQHAGRINTLLLEHLARADAPR from the coding sequence ATGCGTGATGATCCAGGAGCCGTTGCCGCGATGGGCGTCTTGTCGCTGGAGCACCAGGGCTGCCGCCTCGCGTATGGCGTGGAGGGCACGGGCACTCCGGTGGTGCTCATCCAGGGCGTGGCCGTGCAGGGCGAGGCCTGGCGCCCCCAGCTCGATGGGCTCACGGCGCACCACCGCTGCCTGTGGTTCGACAACCGGGGACTCGGCCGCAGCCAGCCCCTGGGCTGCGCGCTCACCGTCGCCCAGATGGCCGAGGACGTCCGCGCGCTCATGGACACGCAAGGCTGGGACTCGGCGCACGTCATCGGGCACTCCCTGGGAGGGCTCATCGCCCAGCACCTCGCGCTGACCGAGCGCGCGCGCGTGCGCAGCCTGTCCCTGCTGTGCACCTTCGCCCGGGGCCGTCAGGTGACGGTGCCCTCGGCGCGGATGATGTGGCTCGGGTTGCGCTCGCGCGTGGGTCCTCGCGCGTGGCGCCGCCGCGCCTTCCTGCGCATGGTGATGCCGCCCGAGGCCCTCCTCCAGGAGGACCCCGACGCGCTCGCCGGCCGCCTCGCGCATCTCTTCGGCCATGACCTGGCGGACTCGCCTCCGGTGGCGATGCGGCAGATGGCCGCCATGGGCGCCTATGACTCCACCCCCCGGCTCCAGGAGCTCGCGGGCCTGCCCACCCTGGTGGTGAGCGCCACGGAGGACCCCATCGCCCCTCCGCGCCTGGGCCGGGTGCTCGGCGAGGGCATTCCCGGAGCGCGCTATGTGGAGTTCCCCGGCGCCTCCCACGGGGTGACGATCCAACACGCCGGGCGCATCAACACGCTGCTGCTCGAACACCTCGCGCGGGCCGACGCGCCGCGTTGA
- a CDS encoding sigma 54-interacting transcriptional regulator, whose amino-acid sequence MTSPSDPSAPPPSERKPLHVQVVTQPALQGCWAVNISETGIGLIATPTGPEEGPREGEDLEMAFTLPDSRARVQVRGVVRWRHDPVERDEGGVTALGVSFHAFEGADGVKLKRYLLDHQLYVAVVYAEEAELRGLRAALESHVRLRFAQSAEDVDTLLSRGDISALLVCGQDEARAVALVERLAMRRAEADPTGAGPASDLSPRILYCAPAMPTRLVALFNQGKIFRALTPPCEPVALRQAVLQASRELGLRTEQRRAALELERNLSRERAREAPRLAADPGVANEPGFRSPAMRQVLEMVRVAAPHRVAVLLQGETGTGKEVLARVIHRLSGRSGQSLVVQDCGTLTETLLESELFGHVKGAFTGAVADHPGLFVLADGGTIFLDEIENTTPALQSKLLRVLESGDVRPVGGTQVRRVDVRIIAASNRDLAEEVRAGRFRSDLFYRLNSFIVDLPPLRERPEDVLDLAHYFIAHFNRTLRRSVTGLAEDAQQVLRYAKWPGNVRELRNCIERAVLLSNDDEPVCARHLPPSLSAGLEGARRQVRVGSARSLRERLEQMEKEIIREALENHGGVVRRAAAALEMDPVTLGRRVRRHGLLAKEP is encoded by the coding sequence ATGACGTCTCCGAGCGACCCTTCCGCCCCCCCGCCCAGCGAACGCAAACCCCTCCACGTCCAGGTGGTCACCCAGCCCGCGCTCCAGGGGTGCTGGGCGGTCAACATCAGCGAGACGGGAATCGGGCTCATCGCCACCCCCACGGGGCCGGAGGAAGGGCCGCGCGAGGGGGAGGATCTGGAGATGGCCTTCACGCTGCCCGACTCGCGCGCGCGCGTGCAGGTGCGCGGCGTGGTGCGCTGGCGGCATGATCCGGTGGAGCGGGACGAGGGCGGGGTGACGGCCCTGGGCGTGAGCTTCCACGCCTTCGAGGGCGCCGATGGGGTGAAGCTCAAGCGCTACCTGTTGGACCATCAGCTCTACGTGGCGGTGGTGTACGCGGAGGAGGCGGAGCTGCGGGGGCTGCGCGCGGCGCTGGAGAGCCACGTGCGGCTGCGCTTCGCGCAATCCGCCGAGGACGTGGACACGCTGCTGAGCCGGGGGGACATCAGCGCGCTGCTCGTGTGCGGACAGGACGAGGCGCGCGCGGTGGCGCTCGTGGAGCGGCTGGCGATGCGGCGCGCGGAGGCGGACCCCACCGGCGCCGGGCCCGCGAGCGACCTGTCCCCGCGCATCCTCTACTGCGCTCCGGCCATGCCCACCCGCCTGGTGGCGCTGTTCAACCAGGGGAAGATCTTCCGCGCCCTCACCCCCCCGTGCGAACCCGTGGCGCTGCGCCAGGCGGTGCTCCAGGCCAGCCGCGAGCTGGGCCTGCGCACCGAGCAGCGGCGGGCGGCGCTGGAGCTCGAGCGCAACCTCTCGCGCGAGCGCGCGCGGGAAGCCCCCCGGCTCGCCGCCGACCCGGGCGTGGCCAATGAGCCCGGCTTCCGCAGCCCCGCCATGCGCCAGGTGCTGGAGATGGTGCGCGTGGCCGCCCCCCACCGGGTGGCGGTGCTCCTGCAGGGCGAGACGGGCACCGGCAAGGAGGTGCTCGCGCGCGTCATCCACCGGCTGAGCGGCCGCTCGGGCCAGTCGCTCGTGGTGCAGGACTGCGGCACCCTCACCGAGACGCTCCTGGAGAGCGAGCTGTTCGGCCACGTGAAGGGCGCCTTCACCGGCGCCGTGGCGGACCACCCCGGCCTGTTCGTGCTCGCCGACGGGGGCACCATCTTCCTCGACGAGATCGAGAACACCACCCCCGCGCTCCAGTCCAAGCTCCTGCGGGTGCTCGAGAGCGGTGACGTGCGGCCGGTGGGCGGCACCCAGGTGCGCCGCGTGGACGTGCGCATCATCGCCGCGAGCAACCGCGACCTCGCCGAGGAGGTGCGCGCGGGGCGCTTCCGCAGCGACCTCTTCTACCGGCTCAACAGCTTCATCGTGGACCTGCCCCCCTTGCGCGAGCGGCCCGAGGACGTGCTGGACCTGGCGCACTACTTCATCGCCCACTTCAACCGCACCCTGCGCCGCTCGGTCACCGGCCTGGCCGAGGACGCCCAGCAGGTGCTGCGCTACGCGAAGTGGCCCGGCAACGTGCGCGAGCTGCGCAACTGCATCGAGCGCGCCGTGCTGCTGTCCAACGACGACGAGCCGGTATGCGCGCGCCACCTTCCTCCCTCGCTCTCCGCCGGCCTGGAAGGCGCGCGGCGCCAGGTGCGCGTGGGGAGCGCCAGGTCCCTGCGCGAGCGGTTGGAGCAGATGGAGAAGGAAATCATCCGCGAGGCGCTCGAGAACCACGGCGGCGTGGTGCGGCGCGCCGCCGCGGCGCTGGAGATGGATCCCGTGACGCTCGGCCGCCGGGTGCGGCGCCACGGACTGCTGGCCAAGGAGCCGTGA